CGACGCTGCGGCTTGATGTGGCGGTGTTCGCCTCTGTCGATGATCTCCGTTGGAAGGGGCCACGAGCCGGCTTTGAGGAGTATTGCCGCAGGATGAACGCGTCCGCTTTATTTGATCGGGCTGTTTCGGCGGTACCAGTCAAGTCTCTGGCTTGAGCTGTTGGATTATCTCTCGTGGAGAATTGAGCCCAACATGGACCATCTGCGCACGCGCAAGAATGCCTTCACTTCGGCTCTGGTTATATGTGGTGCGTTACTGCTTGCTGCTACTGCAGCCGCACAGGAAGCGAGGCTAGCCGGCGTGCCCGCAAGACTCACCTGGAAGAATTCGCCTTCTGCGTGGCACATCGATTCTGGACGCGAATTGAAGATCTCCGCAGACAAGAAGACCGACTGGTTCGTCGATCCTTTTGACGGAAGGGTGGACAACACTGCTCCCATTCTCTTCTTCGTGCCTGGTCCGGATTACGTTCTAAATGGCAAGGTGAACGTCAGCTTTCGTTCCAAGTGGGATGCCGGGGCATTGATGGTCTGGGCTGATGATCATCATTGGTCGAAGCTTTCCTTCGAACTGTCTCCGGAGAAGCAGCCTACGA
Above is a genomic segment from Acidobacteriota bacterium containing:
- a CDS encoding DUF1349 domain-containing protein translates to MDHLRTRKNAFTSALVICGALLLAATAAAQEARLAGVPARLTWKNSPSAWHIDSGRELKISADKKTDWFVDPFDGRVDNTAPILFFVPGPDYVLNGKVNVSFRSKWDAGALMVWADDHHWSKLSFELSPEKQPTMVTVVTRGLSDDCNSIPVAGNEVYLQIARTGNTYVFYSSTNGRDWKILRTFSLDSDLQQMVGFEAQSPAGSGANVTFSEIHYSPAKIKNIYTGQ